The following are encoded together in the Deinococcus aerolatus genome:
- a CDS encoding ZIP family metal transporter has product MWTAAFWGLAGGSSLVLGALLGLYAPLNKTWVALIMALGAGVLVSSVAFELMDKAFGQGGLDAVSIGLLLGALAFFLGDLAVNRAGGKHRKRSSGQQQEGQASAIVLGTLMDGIPESIAIGVSLLAGGKLSWIFVAAVFLSNIPESLSASVGLKRAGHRPIRILLMWLAIALLSAMASGLGYAALRGADVNLTAGIQAFAAGAILTMLSSTMLPEAYEEGGAMIGLATTCGFLAAFTLSHL; this is encoded by the coding sequence ATGTGGACTGCTGCCTTCTGGGGTCTGGCCGGTGGCTCCTCCCTGGTCCTTGGCGCGCTTCTCGGGCTCTATGCCCCTCTGAACAAAACGTGGGTCGCGTTGATCATGGCTCTCGGAGCCGGCGTCCTGGTGAGCAGTGTGGCCTTTGAACTGATGGACAAGGCATTTGGTCAGGGGGGACTTGACGCGGTCTCCATCGGGCTGCTGCTCGGTGCGCTGGCCTTCTTCCTGGGCGATCTCGCAGTCAATCGTGCCGGCGGAAAACACCGCAAACGCAGCAGCGGTCAGCAACAGGAAGGACAGGCCTCTGCAATCGTGCTGGGAACTTTGATGGACGGGATCCCGGAATCCATCGCCATCGGGGTAAGTCTTCTCGCCGGTGGGAAGTTAAGCTGGATCTTCGTGGCGGCTGTATTCCTGAGCAACATTCCAGAAAGCTTGAGTGCGAGTGTTGGTCTCAAGCGCGCCGGACACCGGCCCATCCGGATCCTCCTGATGTGGTTGGCCATCGCGCTTCTCAGCGCGATGGCCTCTGGGCTGGGCTACGCAGCCTTGCGTGGCGCAGACGTTAATCTCACCGCTGGCATTCAGGCCTTCGCTGCTGGGGCAATCCTGACGATGTTGTCGTCTACCATGTTGCCCGAGGCCTATGAGGAGGGTGGAGCCATGATTGGCTTGGCCACCACCTGTGGTTTTCTGGCCGCGTTCACGCTCAGCCACCTGTGA